The Corynebacterium comes genome window below encodes:
- a CDS encoding pyruvate kinase has protein sequence MDSRLQELINEVDDLIKALEKSEEDKAGAIAKVAANHRLGAVNLVHYAELRRHDIRKMQNELASVGATRLTTTEPAVIARLQAARNVLSAYAGEELKYRGTEVSDAFALADDILEEHATTLFGESSEETHSRIMVTLPSEAGEDLDLVRGFADAGMELARINCAHDGPAVWERMIANVHTAAEEAGREIKVAMDLAGPKVRTGEIAPGPAVGRARVTRTDTGQVITPAKLWLTPDDLPGDQTPPVPADLPGRPALALRVNREWLGKLTEGAEISLHDTRDAKRRFTVARIEGGGVLAEGQRNAYISDSTLLEHDWEKTRVSGVPATEQRLRLFVGDRLILTDDQAPAEPAPGWNPRISCTLPEAVAAIQVGHPVLFDDGSIAARATCRQTTPEGHTEIGLEVTRARPEGVNLAAYKGINLPQTFLPLPSLTEEDIEAFRFVAAHGDIADISFIRDEQDVAFVLDTLEKIAQESDDPERVRNLGIVLKIETIPAYEGLCSVLLEGMRHPNLGVMIARGDLAVELGFHRMAEVPRLISQMAEAAHVPTVMATQILENLAKSGLPSRAEITDAGYALRSEAVMLNKGPHITDAIRILHTLSTSLGRSQRKNRQLLRRIGSWVPNGNE, from the coding sequence GTGGACAGCAGGCTGCAGGAACTGATCAACGAGGTCGACGACCTCATCAAGGCGCTCGAGAAATCGGAAGAGGACAAGGCCGGGGCCATCGCCAAGGTCGCCGCCAACCACCGCCTCGGTGCCGTCAACCTGGTGCACTACGCGGAGCTCCGCAGGCATGACATCCGCAAGATGCAGAACGAACTCGCCTCCGTGGGCGCCACCCGTCTGACCACGACCGAGCCGGCCGTCATCGCTCGCCTGCAGGCGGCGCGCAACGTCCTCTCCGCCTACGCCGGGGAGGAACTGAAGTACCGGGGCACCGAGGTCAGTGACGCCTTCGCGCTGGCGGACGACATCCTCGAGGAGCACGCCACCACCCTCTTCGGTGAGTCCTCCGAGGAAACCCACTCCCGCATCATGGTGACCCTGCCGAGCGAGGCCGGCGAGGACCTTGACCTGGTCCGCGGCTTCGCCGATGCCGGCATGGAGCTCGCCCGCATCAACTGCGCCCACGACGGCCCGGCGGTGTGGGAACGCATGATCGCCAACGTCCACACCGCCGCCGAAGAGGCCGGCCGCGAGATCAAGGTGGCCATGGACCTGGCCGGACCCAAGGTCCGCACCGGTGAGATTGCGCCCGGCCCCGCCGTCGGCCGCGCCCGGGTCACCCGCACCGACACCGGCCAGGTGATCACCCCGGCCAAGCTGTGGCTGACACCGGACGACCTGCCCGGGGACCAGACCCCGCCGGTCCCCGCAGACCTGCCGGGCCGTCCGGCCCTGGCGCTCAGAGTCAACCGCGAGTGGCTGGGCAAACTGACGGAGGGCGCCGAGATCTCCCTCCACGACACCCGTGACGCCAAGCGCAGGTTCACCGTCGCCCGCATCGAGGGCGGCGGGGTACTCGCCGAGGGGCAGCGCAACGCCTACATCTCCGACTCCACCCTCCTGGAGCACGACTGGGAGAAGACCCGCGTCTCCGGCGTGCCCGCCACCGAGCAGCGCCTGCGGCTGTTCGTCGGCGACCGCCTCATCCTCACCGACGACCAGGCCCCTGCGGAACCCGCGCCGGGCTGGAACCCGCGGATCAGCTGCACCCTGCCCGAGGCGGTCGCGGCCATCCAGGTCGGCCATCCCGTGCTCTTCGACGACGGTTCCATCGCCGCCCGCGCCACCTGCAGGCAGACCACCCCGGAGGGCCACACGGAGATCGGACTGGAGGTCACCCGCGCCCGGCCGGAGGGCGTGAACCTCGCCGCCTACAAGGGCATCAACCTGCCGCAGACGTTCCTGCCGCTGCCCAGCCTCACCGAGGAGGACATCGAGGCATTCCGTTTCGTCGCCGCACACGGCGACATCGCCGACATATCTTTCATCCGTGACGAGCAGGACGTCGCCTTCGTCCTGGACACCCTGGAGAAGATCGCGCAGGAATCCGATGACCCGGAGCGCGTGCGCAACCTGGGCATCGTGCTCAAGATCGAGACCATCCCCGCCTACGAGGGCCTCTGCAGCGTGCTGCTCGAGGGCATGCGCCACCCGAACCTCGGTGTGATGATCGCCCGCGGGGACCTGGCCGTCGAGCTCGGTTTCCACCGCATGGCCGAGGTGCCGCGACTGATCTCCCAGATGGCGGAGGCCGCGCACGTGCCCACCGTCATGGCGACCCAGATCCTGGAGAACCTGGCCAAGTCCGGCCTGCCCTCGCGCGCAGAGATCACCGACGCCGGCTACGCCCTGCGCTCCGAGGCGGTCATGCTCAACAAGGGTCCGCACATCACTGACGCCATCCGTATCCTGCACACCCTCTCCACCAGCCTGGGCCGTTCGCAGCGCAAGAATCGTCAGCTGCTGCGTCGTATCGGCAGCTGGGTTCCCAACGGCAACGAGTGA
- a CDS encoding alpha/beta-hydrolase family protein, with the protein MRVSSRLRQQLLAATAPVAVHGLKGAAFALEVTADLIPGFRMTRRRRLPENLGAGILGAEVSTWWAISPSLLPRPWWVTAANVAICQGAGHLVGTGLSFSVNRWLTRHDLQPPARVRRFWLETGHSTMATVTAVAVLLSLRRQEQQARLVRVERERGGTHALLGGLVGTAGYGVLLLLGDAAQVSVDHLGRRLSRWMPLGVAWSLAAGGVTGLVLVLSDRVLVRRILAGLSRRAENVNQSIFPGTSMPGEPERSGSPCSLERWSAVGSQGRAVLSLGPRARDIAEVTGLAVTREPIRIFVGLVPGRSLEAAARLILAEMDRTGAFRRSTLVMQTSAGTGWITDWSVDAVEFLTGGDCATVAMQYSFLPSAVSYLVDRDTPVRASRILLAALLDRLDRMAPADRPKFYVAGESLGGYGVANSFDSLDDLLARTDGAVLSGSPRFTRMLRELTDARDPGSPERLPVIDGGRHIRFVSHPEHLHQEFTGMAYANEWAYPRVVVAQHASDPIVWWEADLFWRRPAWLSEPGSRGVPAPRPQRLDVFHGMRWVPFITGWQIGLDQLTSLLVPGGHGHQYHAEMLWYWDAVLGEHATLRLDRRIARRAEVFIRRDAVKR; encoded by the coding sequence ATGAGGGTCTCCAGCCGCCTGCGCCAGCAACTCCTGGCCGCCACGGCCCCCGTGGCCGTGCACGGCCTCAAGGGAGCGGCGTTTGCCCTGGAGGTCACCGCGGATCTCATACCCGGTTTCCGGATGACCCGGCGCCGTCGCCTCCCGGAGAACCTCGGCGCCGGGATCCTGGGGGCGGAGGTGAGCACCTGGTGGGCGATCTCCCCGTCCCTGCTTCCCCGCCCATGGTGGGTCACCGCGGCGAACGTCGCGATCTGCCAGGGTGCGGGCCATCTCGTGGGCACCGGCCTCTCCTTCTCCGTGAACCGGTGGCTGACACGCCACGATCTGCAGCCGCCGGCCAGGGTGCGCAGATTCTGGCTGGAGACCGGCCATTCGACGATGGCGACGGTGACCGCGGTGGCCGTGCTCCTGAGCCTGCGCCGACAGGAGCAGCAGGCCCGCCTGGTGCGGGTGGAACGGGAACGCGGTGGCACGCACGCGCTGCTCGGCGGCCTCGTGGGCACCGCGGGGTACGGCGTCCTGCTTCTGCTTGGCGACGCCGCCCAGGTGTCCGTCGACCATCTCGGCAGGCGCCTGTCCCGCTGGATGCCGCTGGGCGTCGCGTGGTCGCTCGCCGCCGGTGGCGTAACCGGGCTGGTTCTCGTCCTCAGCGACAGGGTGCTCGTGCGACGGATCCTGGCGGGCCTCTCCCGTCGGGCAGAAAACGTCAACCAGTCCATCTTCCCCGGCACCAGCATGCCGGGGGAGCCGGAACGTTCCGGCTCCCCCTGCTCCCTGGAGCGGTGGTCGGCGGTGGGTTCGCAGGGGCGGGCCGTACTCTCGTTGGGGCCGCGTGCCAGGGACATCGCCGAGGTCACGGGTCTGGCCGTGACCCGTGAACCGATCCGGATCTTCGTCGGTCTGGTGCCTGGCCGTTCTCTGGAGGCCGCTGCCCGGCTGATCCTGGCGGAGATGGACCGTACCGGCGCCTTCCGCAGGAGCACCCTGGTCATGCAGACCTCTGCCGGCACCGGTTGGATCACGGACTGGTCGGTGGACGCGGTGGAGTTCCTCACCGGCGGTGACTGCGCCACCGTGGCCATGCAGTATTCTTTCCTGCCCTCGGCCGTGTCATATCTGGTGGACCGCGACACCCCGGTCCGTGCCTCCCGGATCCTCCTGGCCGCGCTCCTCGACCGCCTCGACAGGATGGCTCCGGCCGACCGGCCGAAGTTCTACGTCGCCGGGGAATCCCTCGGCGGCTACGGCGTCGCCAACTCCTTCGACAGCCTCGATGACCTCCTCGCGCGTACCGACGGCGCCGTCCTGTCCGGCTCCCCCCGATTCACCCGGATGCTTCGTGAGCTGACCGACGCCCGCGACCCCGGCTCCCCTGAACGCCTCCCGGTCATCGACGGCGGCCGGCACATCCGCTTCGTCTCCCACCCCGAGCACCTGCACCAGGAGTTCACCGGCATGGCCTACGCCAACGAGTGGGCCTATCCCCGGGTGGTGGTGGCGCAGCACGCCTCCGACCCCATCGTGTGGTGGGAGGCGGACCTGTTCTGGCGACGCCCCGCGTGGCTCAGCGAACCCGGTTCCCGCGGCGTGCCCGCTCCCCGCCCCCAGCGTCTGGACGTGTTCCACGGGATGCGCTGGGTGCCGTTCATCACGGGGTGGCAGATCGGACTGGATCAGCTGACCTCGTTGCTGGTGCCCGGGGGGCACGGACACCAGTACCACGCCGAGATGCTCTGGTACTGGGACGCGGTCCTCGGTGAGCACGCCACGCTCCGGCTGGACCGTCGCATCGCCCGACGCGCGGAGGTGTTCATCCGGCGCGACGCCGTCAAGCGGTGA
- a CDS encoding alkaline phosphatase D family protein has protein sequence MHGVASGDPLPNSVILWTRVTPTPDAVPGSGIGPAVQLRWEMAEDPEFTQVTRSGTATASAMNDHTVHVDPFGLRPGTVYHYRFSVLDGEHAGRTSPVGRTLTAPGDEEDVEKLRLAVCSCANFEAGYFSAYSDIARRAYAGEIDIVVHMGDYLYEFASGEYAGKYGVVRPHVPTWEIRTLADYRSRHGHYRRDVELQQAHAAAPWVVTWDDHEIANDSWADGAKGHDPFHGDWGTRRDAAMQAYLEWLPVRGTSPSRGGRIYRTLRYGRLAEVHMLDLRSYRSAPGMLHPVQRNSIDRTIMGSEQFDWLAGRLGTGSARWNLIGTSVMMAPLNLIHIDQVVRSQLTDMVGLDVAGTPVNVDQWDGYVADRDRLLDLLAKDHGHGRNVFLTGDIHSEWASHIRHRNRVVAAELVCSSVTAANVDERLGLAENSPLSQTAERHVLAHNPHIRHVDLDAHGYATLTVHPTHVEMAWHRVLDVTVAGSPVVAGPGLRYDGTVLTA, from the coding sequence ATGCACGGTGTCGCCTCGGGCGATCCGCTGCCGAATTCCGTGATCCTGTGGACGAGGGTGACTCCGACGCCGGATGCGGTGCCCGGCTCCGGTATCGGCCCCGCCGTGCAGTTGCGCTGGGAGATGGCGGAGGACCCCGAGTTCACCCAGGTGACCCGTTCGGGCACCGCCACCGCCAGCGCGATGAACGACCACACCGTGCACGTCGACCCCTTCGGCCTGCGCCCCGGCACCGTGTACCACTACCGCTTCTCCGTGCTGGACGGCGAGCACGCGGGCCGGACGTCACCGGTCGGCCGCACGCTGACGGCGCCGGGGGATGAGGAGGACGTCGAGAAGCTGCGGCTCGCGGTGTGCTCGTGCGCGAACTTCGAGGCGGGCTACTTCTCCGCGTACTCCGACATCGCGCGTCGGGCATACGCCGGGGAGATCGACATCGTGGTGCACATGGGCGACTACCTCTACGAATTCGCCTCCGGCGAGTACGCCGGAAAATACGGTGTCGTCCGCCCGCACGTGCCCACCTGGGAGATCCGCACCCTGGCGGACTACCGCTCCCGCCACGGCCACTACCGCCGCGACGTCGAGCTGCAGCAGGCGCACGCCGCCGCACCCTGGGTGGTCACCTGGGATGACCACGAGATCGCCAACGACTCCTGGGCCGACGGTGCGAAAGGGCACGACCCGTTCCACGGCGACTGGGGGACGCGCCGCGACGCCGCGATGCAGGCCTACCTCGAATGGCTCCCCGTCCGGGGCACCTCGCCTTCCCGCGGCGGGCGCATCTACCGGACCCTGCGTTACGGGCGTCTGGCGGAGGTGCACATGCTGGACCTGCGCTCCTACCGCAGCGCGCCGGGCATGCTGCACCCGGTGCAGCGCAACAGCATCGACCGCACGATCATGGGTTCCGAGCAGTTCGACTGGCTGGCCGGCCGACTGGGCACCGGCAGCGCCCGGTGGAACCTCATCGGGACATCCGTGATGATGGCCCCCCTCAACCTGATCCACATCGACCAGGTCGTGCGTTCGCAGCTCACGGACATGGTGGGACTCGACGTCGCCGGCACACCCGTCAACGTCGACCAGTGGGACGGGTACGTCGCTGACCGCGACCGCCTGCTCGACCTGCTGGCGAAGGACCACGGCCACGGCCGCAACGTCTTTCTCACCGGGGACATCCACTCCGAGTGGGCCAGCCACATCCGCCACCGCAATCGTGTCGTCGCGGCTGAACTGGTCTGCTCCTCGGTGACCGCGGCCAATGTCGACGAGCGCCTCGGCCTCGCGGAGAACAGCCCGCTCTCCCAGACCGCCGAGCGCCACGTGCTGGCGCACAACCCGCACATCCGGCACGTGGACCTGGACGCCCACGGCTACGCCACCCTCACCGTCCACCCGACCCACGTCGAGATGGCGTGGCACCGGGTCCTCGACGTCACCGTCGCCGGTTCGCCGGTGGTGGCGGGCCCCGGTCTGCGTTACGACGGCACCGTGCTCACCGCTTGA
- a CDS encoding HAD family hydrolase codes for MHLPAHTTAVLFDLDGTLVDHDHAARAGVDAWCRSLGMPENQWDRWSDIERRWFTRFENGEVSHLGQRIERCREFLDRPELSDTEALGLYGYYLSVYRENWRAYPDAAASLNSALAVGLKVGILTNGAEVMQRAKLESTGLWREGMVMCATVEIGAPKPRPEAYLGALERLGVQAADTVMIGDSWANDVEGARRAGLAAIHLVREGAASTGSVRSLAEIVWPQSGRRQATPVEWCGQ; via the coding sequence ATGCACCTTCCCGCACACACGACGGCCGTCCTCTTTGACCTGGACGGCACCCTCGTCGACCACGATCACGCAGCACGCGCGGGCGTCGACGCCTGGTGCCGCTCCCTCGGGATGCCGGAAAACCAGTGGGACCGGTGGTCGGACATCGAACGTCGGTGGTTCACCCGCTTCGAGAACGGCGAGGTCAGCCACCTGGGCCAACGCATCGAACGGTGCCGGGAATTCCTCGACCGGCCGGAGCTGAGTGACACCGAGGCCCTCGGACTCTACGGGTACTACCTGAGCGTGTACCGGGAGAACTGGCGGGCGTACCCCGACGCCGCGGCGTCCCTGAACAGCGCATTGGCTGTGGGCCTGAAGGTGGGGATCCTCACCAATGGCGCGGAGGTCATGCAGCGGGCCAAGCTGGAGAGCACCGGGCTGTGGCGGGAGGGGATGGTCATGTGCGCCACCGTGGAGATCGGCGCCCCGAAACCCCGGCCGGAGGCCTACCTGGGGGCGCTCGAAAGGCTGGGGGTTCAGGCGGCGGACACCGTCATGATCGGCGACTCCTGGGCCAATGACGTCGAAGGCGCACGACGCGCCGGGCTGGCGGCGATCCACCTGGTGAGGGAGGGGGCTGCGTCGACAGGCTCCGTCCGCTCCCTCGCCGAGATCGTCTGGCCTCAGTCCGGCAGGCGGCAGGCCACCCCGGTGGAGTGGTGCGGGCAATAA
- the msrA gene encoding peptide-methionine (S)-S-oxide reductase MsrA, producing the protein MSWMFARTPELVPAEKALPGRETPVLGNPRPHAVLGTPITGPWLPGQRSLLVGIGCFWGVEKMYWQMPGVEATSAGYAGGATKNPTYREVCSGQTNHAEVVEVVYDPAKVSLRELVAAALENHDPTQGMRQGNDVGTQYRSAFYTVGEQAEAERDEIQAIVDAYAAQLEGHGFGKVTTEVRTLADTDSGAYYLAEDEHQQYLHKVPHGYCPHHSTGVACRLPD; encoded by the coding sequence ATGTCGTGGATGTTTGCTCGCACCCCTGAACTCGTACCCGCCGAGAAGGCCCTGCCCGGTCGGGAAACCCCCGTCCTGGGCAACCCGCGCCCGCACGCCGTCCTGGGCACCCCGATCACCGGCCCATGGCTTCCGGGCCAGCGCTCCCTGCTCGTGGGCATCGGCTGCTTCTGGGGCGTGGAGAAGATGTACTGGCAGATGCCCGGCGTCGAAGCAACCTCCGCGGGTTACGCCGGCGGGGCGACGAAGAATCCCACCTACCGCGAGGTGTGCTCCGGCCAGACGAACCATGCCGAGGTGGTCGAGGTCGTGTACGACCCCGCGAAGGTGTCCCTGCGGGAACTGGTCGCTGCCGCGCTGGAGAACCACGACCCGACCCAGGGCATGCGGCAGGGCAACGACGTGGGCACCCAGTACCGTTCCGCGTTCTACACCGTGGGGGAGCAGGCGGAGGCGGAGCGGGACGAGATCCAGGCGATCGTCGACGCCTATGCCGCCCAGCTCGAGGGGCACGGTTTCGGGAAGGTGACCACCGAGGTCAGGACCCTCGCCGACACCGACTCAGGCGCCTACTACCTCGCCGAGGACGAGCACCAGCAGTACCTGCACAAGGTGCCCCACGGTTATTGCCCGCACCACTCCACCGGGGTGGCCTGCCGCCTGCCGGACTGA
- a CDS encoding superoxide dismutase has protein sequence MAVYELPELDYAYDALEPHISAEIMELHHSKHHATYVGGANAALEALEAERNGEANPDRVRALSKNLAFNLGGHTNHSIFWKNLSPNGGGAPAGELAEAIDRDFGSFEKFQAHFNAAALGLQGSGWAVLGYDHIAGRLVIEQMTDQQGNISINLTPLLMLDMWEHAFYLQYKNVKADYVKAVWNIFNWEDVAQRYASAK, from the coding sequence ATGGCAGTCTACGAACTTCCGGAGCTCGATTACGCCTACGATGCCCTGGAGCCGCACATCTCCGCCGAGATCATGGAGCTGCACCACTCCAAGCACCACGCCACCTACGTCGGCGGCGCAAACGCTGCCCTGGAGGCACTCGAGGCAGAGCGCAACGGCGAGGCCAACCCGGACCGCGTCCGCGCACTGTCCAAGAACCTGGCCTTCAACCTGGGTGGCCACACCAACCACTCCATCTTCTGGAAGAACCTCTCCCCGAACGGTGGCGGCGCTCCCGCCGGCGAGCTGGCCGAGGCCATCGACCGCGACTTCGGTTCCTTCGAGAAGTTTCAGGCGCACTTCAATGCTGCCGCGCTGGGCCTGCAGGGCTCCGGCTGGGCCGTCCTGGGTTATGACCACATCGCAGGCCGCCTCGTCATCGAGCAGATGACCGATCAGCAGGGCAACATCTCCATCAACCTGACCCCGCTGCTGATGCTGGACATGTGGGAGCACGCCTTCTACCTGCAGTACAAGAACGTCAAGGCTGACTACGTCAAGGCAGTCTGGAACATCTTCAACTGGGAGGACGTCGCGCAGCGTTACGCTTCCGCGAAGTAG
- a CDS encoding LysR family transcriptional regulator, whose protein sequence is MINVSAVDLQGFIAVAESGHLTGAAAGAGVSQPTFTRRIRRVENAVGADLFDRVGRQMVINARGRAYLPHARAVLAELEVGRTKVARLMDPERGTVRLDFMHSLGTWLVPDLLRDYLALHPGVDFRLHQGAARVLVDRVLADAADIALVGPRPPEAGGALGWHQLELQRLALAVPEGHRLAREGPVDLREAAGEPFVGMLPGYGTRMLLDRIAGELGFSPELVFESMELTTVAGLVSAGLGVALLPLDDPYLAPVGIVLRPLEPPRHRELGLVWRAGAGEAPPVDQFRRFVLTR, encoded by the coding sequence ATGATTAACGTGTCGGCCGTTGACCTGCAGGGTTTCATCGCCGTCGCCGAGTCCGGACACCTCACCGGGGCCGCGGCCGGCGCCGGCGTATCCCAGCCGACCTTCACCCGCCGGATCCGACGCGTGGAGAACGCCGTCGGCGCAGACCTCTTCGACCGCGTCGGACGCCAGATGGTGATCAACGCCCGGGGTCGCGCCTACCTGCCGCACGCCCGCGCCGTGCTCGCGGAGCTCGAGGTGGGCCGGACGAAGGTGGCCCGCCTCATGGACCCCGAACGCGGCACCGTCCGTCTCGACTTCATGCACTCGCTGGGCACCTGGCTGGTCCCCGACCTGCTCCGCGACTACCTCGCCCTGCATCCGGGAGTGGACTTCCGTCTCCATCAGGGGGCGGCGCGTGTCCTGGTCGACCGGGTGCTTGCCGACGCCGCCGACATCGCCCTGGTCGGTCCCCGCCCGCCCGAGGCGGGAGGCGCCCTCGGCTGGCACCAGCTGGAACTCCAGCGCCTGGCACTGGCAGTGCCGGAGGGGCACCGGCTGGCCCGGGAAGGTCCCGTTGACCTGCGTGAGGCGGCGGGGGAACCCTTCGTGGGCATGCTCCCGGGTTATGGCACCCGCATGCTGCTCGACCGCATCGCCGGGGAGCTGGGATTCAGCCCTGAGCTGGTCTTCGAGTCGATGGAACTGACCACCGTGGCGGGACTCGTGTCTGCGGGCCTGGGGGTGGCACTCCTGCCGCTGGATGATCCGTACCTGGCGCCCGTCGGCATCGTCCTGCGCCCCCTGGAGCCGCCCCGGCACCGGGAACTCGGGCTGGTGTGGCGGGCCGGCGCCGGGGAGGCGCCGCCGGTGGATCAGTTCCGGCGCTTCGTCCTCACCCGCTGA
- a CDS encoding MFS transporter, with the protein MPPITGLRRGDREYPRAVLAMLAAGLATFNALYATQALLPILVEDLDITPTEAALTVSATTGMLAVCIVPMSILSERFGRGRILVISALAATALGLFIPLAPNAAALIALRGLQGIAVAGVPAVAMTWLSEEVAPLDLGRAMGIYIAGTTVGGLTGRLIPAGLLELMGWRTALFIASTIALLTAIVMTVLLPRQKNFTPKQIGLRSEVTAMVGHLRNPQLLGLFLIAFVGMGVFVSLYNYLGFRMIDHFGLSPALVGVVFLMYLSGTWSSSRAGAMADRYGQGTVLAGGAALMLVGLLSTASGRLPLALLGLFLFTAAFFAMHSTASSWIGLAATDHRAEASSMYLFSYYAGSSLVGAATGAVFMSVSWTGFVLVLAAMLALVVVIAVVLRRRRPA; encoded by the coding sequence ATGCCCCCCATCACCGGTCTGCGGCGCGGCGACCGCGAGTACCCACGCGCCGTCCTCGCCATGCTCGCCGCCGGACTGGCGACATTCAACGCCCTCTACGCGACGCAGGCCCTGCTGCCCATCCTCGTCGAGGACCTGGACATCACCCCCACCGAGGCGGCACTGACCGTCTCCGCGACCACGGGCATGCTGGCGGTGTGCATCGTGCCCATGTCGATCCTCTCCGAGCGCTTCGGCCGGGGCCGGATCCTGGTCATCTCGGCACTTGCCGCCACCGCACTCGGCCTGTTCATCCCGCTGGCCCCCAACGCCGCGGCCCTCATCGCGCTTCGCGGACTGCAGGGCATCGCCGTCGCGGGCGTACCTGCCGTGGCCATGACCTGGCTTTCCGAGGAGGTGGCACCCCTTGACCTGGGTCGCGCCATGGGCATCTACATCGCCGGCACCACCGTCGGGGGGCTCACCGGCCGACTCATCCCGGCGGGACTGCTCGAACTCATGGGCTGGCGTACCGCCCTGTTCATCGCCTCCACGATCGCGCTGCTCACCGCCATCGTCATGACGGTCCTGCTGCCCCGGCAGAAGAACTTCACCCCCAAACAGATCGGCCTGCGCTCCGAGGTCACCGCCATGGTCGGGCACCTGCGTAACCCGCAGCTGCTGGGTCTTTTCCTGATCGCCTTCGTGGGGATGGGCGTGTTCGTGTCGCTGTACAACTACCTCGGCTTCCGGATGATCGACCACTTCGGACTCTCCCCCGCGCTGGTGGGCGTGGTGTTCCTCATGTACCTGTCGGGCACCTGGAGCTCCTCCCGGGCGGGCGCGATGGCCGACAGGTACGGACAGGGCACCGTCCTGGCGGGCGGGGCCGCCCTCATGCTGGTGGGCCTCCTGTCGACGGCGTCCGGCCGGCTCCCCCTGGCACTGCTGGGCCTGTTCCTGTTCACGGCGGCGTTCTTCGCCATGCACTCCACCGCCTCCAGCTGGATCGGCCTGGCCGCCACCGACCACCGCGCGGAGGCCTCGAGCATGTACCTGTTCAGCTACTACGCCGGGTCCTCCCTGGTGGGCGCGGCGACGGGTGCGGTGTTCATGAGTGTCAGCTGGACCGGATTCGTCCTCGTTCTGGCGGCGATGCTGGCCCTCGTGGTCGTGATCGCCGTCGTGCTCAGACGCCGCCGGCCTGCCTGA
- a CDS encoding TM0106 family RecB-like putative nuclease — protein sequence MIAQHVSAADLVGCRYRQIQRLNHPEVPRTRAAAMRQARSTAARAAVHARLPVRAALGDRRRFLRIDLPPVQFDEDPFHVELATLEALAAQADLITGAVFTGVSEGTAWRVDVDLLVRRPDDTYMPVMISNHRVARADDRSTTPVIATGRLGLGVPVEGAFRLRHHVADGYRLAFAARALADIGLDSGMGGAIGQDRSRAFLAPTAPLQPALDAALNAEPPTGPRRVKECATCRFRPLCEADLRASDDISLYLSGDRARDFRTRGINTVAGLIDADLGQASELAAAWREGTVLLRRGDTVTAPATDVEIDVDMEAYLDQGAYLWGAYDGESYHPFVTWIPLGGDAEAENFARFWHWLMDRRARAYAEGRTFAAYCWSNNGENHWLKMSARRFGGRVFGDVTVPGEAEVQAFIGGDEWIDVFKLVRAQLVGPSGLGLKVVAPEAGYTWSDGDFDGEESVNARRISRGSDAAAMQAREQLLRYNEDDCRATAAVRHWLRAGAPGTPRLGG from the coding sequence GTGATTGCCCAGCACGTGAGCGCCGCCGATCTGGTGGGCTGCCGGTACCGACAGATCCAGCGGCTGAATCATCCGGAGGTTCCGCGCACCCGTGCGGCCGCGATGCGCCAGGCGCGTTCGACCGCCGCCCGCGCCGCCGTCCACGCCCGCCTGCCCGTCCGGGCTGCCCTGGGGGACAGACGCCGATTCCTGCGTATTGACCTCCCGCCGGTCCAGTTCGACGAGGACCCTTTCCATGTGGAGCTCGCGACTCTGGAGGCATTGGCGGCACAGGCCGACCTCATCACCGGCGCGGTGTTCACCGGGGTGTCGGAGGGGACCGCCTGGCGGGTCGACGTCGATCTGCTGGTGCGCCGTCCGGACGACACCTACATGCCGGTGATGATCAGCAACCACCGTGTCGCGCGTGCCGACGATCGTTCCACCACCCCTGTCATCGCCACCGGTCGACTCGGCCTGGGTGTGCCCGTGGAGGGCGCCTTCCGGTTGCGCCACCATGTCGCTGACGGCTACCGCCTGGCCTTCGCGGCGCGCGCACTCGCGGACATCGGGCTGGATTCCGGAATGGGCGGCGCCATCGGACAGGACCGGAGCCGTGCCTTCCTCGCTCCGACCGCACCGCTGCAGCCGGCGCTCGACGCCGCTCTGAACGCCGAACCGCCGACCGGCCCGCGCCGCGTGAAGGAGTGCGCCACCTGCCGTTTTCGGCCGTTGTGTGAAGCGGACCTGCGCGCTTCCGACGACATTTCCCTCTACCTGTCCGGTGATCGGGCGCGTGACTTCCGGACCCGGGGCATCAACACCGTGGCCGGGCTCATCGACGCCGACCTCGGGCAGGCCAGTGAACTCGCCGCCGCCTGGCGGGAAGGAACTGTCCTTCTGCGTAGAGGGGACACGGTGACCGCGCCTGCGACCGACGTGGAGATCGACGTCGACATGGAGGCATACCTCGACCAGGGCGCCTACCTGTGGGGGGCCTACGACGGCGAGAGCTACCACCCCTTCGTCACCTGGATCCCGCTCGGCGGGGACGCCGAGGCCGAGAACTTTGCCCGCTTCTGGCACTGGCTGATGGACAGACGCGCCCGGGCGTACGCCGAGGGCCGGACCTTTGCCGCCTACTGCTGGTCCAACAACGGCGAGAACCACTGGTTGAAGATGTCCGCCCGACGCTTCGGCGGTCGGGTGTTCGGCGACGTCACGGTGCCCGGCGAGGCAGAGGTGCAGGCGTTCATCGGCGGCGACGAGTGGATCGACGTGTTCAAGCTGGTGCGCGCGCAGTTGGTGGGCCCCTCGGGCCTGGGACTGAAGGTCGTGGCCCCCGAGGCCGGTTACACCTGGAGCGACGGGGATTTCGACGGCGAGGAGTCCGTCAACGCGCGCCGCATCTCCCGGGGTTCGGATGCCGCAGCGATGCAGGCACGTGAGCAGCTGCTGCGCTACAACGAGGATGACTGCCGCGCCACCGCCGCCGTACGGCACTGGCTCCGAGCGGGCGCGCCGGGGACTCCGCGACTGGGTGGATAG